In the Maniola hyperantus chromosome 13, iAphHyp1.2, whole genome shotgun sequence genome, ttgacagatttcacacaccttggagaacattatggagaactctcgggcatgcaggttttctcacgacgtGTTCCTTGCTTGGAAGCaggaattgcttaaaacgcacatagctcaaaaagttagatgtgcgtgccccgTACCTCCCAAATTGGAAATGGACGCCTATcacatttcaaaataaaacaatactaAGTTATCGTTAAAAAATggcgtttttattttaaacctaaGTACACATTATATTTACATGTATGCAATACAACGCGTCAAGATCAGCCGTAGCAACAGTCAAAGcagaactaaataaataaacaataggACATTATACATTAGCGCACGGGCGAGGTCATCGACCCTGCTGCATCGCTGACTGGACAAACTCACAACCACAACACTATGATCCGGACACCATCTAAACAAATAACATCGCTTCTAATCCAAAGAAAAATAACGTCGTCTTTCCAACCTTTTCTACACAGCAGAAAACGGTTACAGAAACTAATACATGCATTCCTATAGCTTTCCCTCCTCAAATAGGCTGACAAAACATCCCCCTCAATACAATAACTCTTCATTCAGtaacataaattaataatactagGAGCAACGCTTGTTGTAAGCCTTCAACCCTATAATACTCTCGGGGGTCTTATCAGCCCATGTGCTTTTGCTTCGCTGCAATGAAGTCCATTGCCAGAAGTCGCCAACAATTGATATGGTGTGAATCGTTTGCTAACCCAACTAGCATTGTCCAAAGTTTGCGAAGTCAAGAGTCCTTTCCAGCCGTTTCTCCGTCAGCGGTGCATCAAGTGAAGTGTGTTAGAGGGAGTGACTAGCGCCAGCCGTGACCGAGGGAGATGGGCGCGTGGGCGGCGATGGCGATGGGCGCGGGGGCGGCCACCACGTGGGCGGGCGCCGCTATCGCCACGGGCGCCTAAAAAAGAACATTTGGTTGGAAGGTACTCCACTTAAGAGAGCCAGAAGAATAAGTAACTTTTGTGCGGGTGCTGaaagattattaaaaacatatATTTAGCATATTTTGCAAATATGCGGCCTGTAACATTAATACTGAAATTCATAGTAGATACAAGGGCTtttttagaggacgattcaaacgacATGCGTCATTTTCAACCTTTGTGTAATGCATTAAGGGTGTATAAGACCCATGTCATCTGCATCGTCTTCTAAAGAAGcctctatcttgactatgaattacGGTATTTTCCAAACTTTATCCTCTATCTTTAGACGGCTTTTATTTTGAGCTAGGTGACTATAGCCTAGCTCAATAGCAGTCATAAATTAGTGGACTGATTGAATAACTGAAAAATGGGCTACTTATAAGTCAAATGTCGGTTTACAATTtagtgtcgggaaccctgaagtaagtttaataaacctgtgtctcagggtcACCAAAGGTTTACgctaactaaaaataatatacttatcttCTCGTGACTTGAGCAACATAGTCAGTTTTTACATGTTAAAAATGGACTATTTAAGTCACGGATAAGCGTGACGCACAGGCTTAAGTCACACCACATATCGATATCTAAATACCGCATTTTTCCACTTACCGCGTGAGAGCCACCGGTCCTTTCGACGACGGCGTTGAAGCCGTTGATCTTGTCAGCGGTGTAGGTGACCTTCCTCAGGTGGCCGTCCGGCTCCACCAGGCTGTAGGAGCCGTGGACGACTCCGTTCTGTAGCGTCTCCTGCGCGTCCTTGTGGTCGCCGGTGTGGGGGTCTTGCACGCCGTACGCGTAGCTGTACGCAGGGTTGGGGTCGATAGGTTCAGCGCGTACTACCTGTGAACAAAAAATTTAAGGTTCCAATGACGAGTTAGAAAAATTGCAAGGGTGTTAACAAGTACTATTGAAGTAAACATTTTAGTCGGCTTCATAAATGTACTTAACCATAATCCAAGAGACAGTGCATATAAAATGTCGTGTATGAGGTAACGATGGGCGATTGTTGCACAAAAAACAATCGAAAGAGTCGAACAATTGAACAATCGATTTTCAATTTATTCGTCTTCACAAACAATAAtcgaattaaaattgacaataAATTGTTACGTCTACGAATGCGGAGCGCGCGATCTGGTACGAATAACACGAAAACCTAAATCACAATTAAACAATCGATTGTTTTTCGATTGTTATcgaataataacaaaaatagaaTAGTTCGATTGTCATTTGAGCGAATCGCCCATTGCTAGTACGAGGCACTCACGGGAGCAGCGACGGCCTTCACGACGGGCGCCGCGTAGGTGTTGTACACCGGCGCGGCCACAGCCACCGGCGCGGACACCACTGAGTGCGAGAGTGCGGGCGCCCCGTACCCGTAGTCCAGGAGACcgggcgccgccgccgccacggCGCACGCGCAGCACACGATTAATAACTGacaggtataaaatataaacgaAATTTATCTACTAAttcggttgtacacaatctctaaacaaaattaaaaaatcaatcaaGTCGAATTCTAATGCTATACTTAGTTTTCTGCGAAGagcgtttttaataaaaagcatACTTAGCTCCCATATTAGATctctcaatttagtttagagctcagatttttaatacctaaataTCTGTTTATCTACATAACAATGATGCAAAGTTATTCAAAATGAATTCGTGATTAAGAGAATTCGTCTTTTCACTTAATTATTATCAAGCTAATAAAAGCCATCTATTTCAAAGTTTTCCTAaaagaacacattttaatatcgTTATTAATAAACTTCGCAAAATTAAGTACAATTTATttcgcaaaataaaaataagaaataggaaaaataaaattgatttcagtagattaaaaaaaaaaatcaatcgaattattattaataaacaaaatttgctacaataaaaaaattgggtaCCTTAGCGTACATGTCTGTCGCGTGCGGTGGTGTGATCTAAAACACTATGGCACCTTGGGCCCTCCGCAGGTATATATCTGCGCGGGAGTGGACACTTGATACACTTTCGCAACCAAGGATACGCGGGCCCTGCGTACGGCCCTCGCATGAAAGTATAATATATGGATTAGGGGTGCATTTTGTAACATTGTACCAGTTCTAGTCTTAACATATATAGGAGACAGTCGAGAAAACCTCTGGGCTTAGTATTGAGACAAATTCCTAGACCACTTGAGaaatataaaaggagaaactcaCTAATTGGCTTATCCACGAACAGTTCAAACCGTTGCTGAGTTATAAGACTgtataaagtataatataaataaatacttggtatgaaaattagtatgatattttgttttaaaactgaGCCCATGGCACTCAACCTCAACCTATTTGACATAGAATAGACCGCAGTATTTTACGAACCTATACCTACACCACATGAATTATAGCACTATcaagataaaaaaattaccacaGCTGCGTGCGCGTTGAAGTCTAATATAGGGCTCAGTCGCTTGTTGTTGACTAATCAAGGTAGAGACACCATGCAATCGACCGAAACGATCTCTTGAAATCTTTCTTACTTACATATCTTTATAAAAACTgaccaagtgtgagtcagactgtGAGAGTGACCGAAGGttcgtactacagttgtattttttcgacattatgcacgataaatcaaaaactataatgcctaaaataaatagaaatctgttaagaatctacaggtaaagccctttcataatattattataacccaCTTGGTGGAATAAtcctactttgaaagttgaaaatacagcTAATTATTTaagttcatgaacatattttaattttttttgtgatgtaactacaaattcatggttttcagattttttcctttacttgtgctataaggcctactTGCCTGCCATATTTTATGAGTCTaagtgaacgggaagtaccatatagg is a window encoding:
- the LOC117987839 gene encoding cuticle protein 7-like, which gives rise to MYAKLLIVCCACAVAAAAPGLLDYGYGAPALSHSVVSAPVAVAAPVYNTYAAPVVKAVAAPVVRAEPIDPNPAYSYAYGVQDPHTGDHKDAQETLQNGVVHGSYSLVEPDGHLRKVTYTADKINGFNAVVERTGGSHAAPVAIAAPAHVVAAPAPIAIAAHAPISLGHGWR